In Triticum aestivum cultivar Chinese Spring chromosome 5B, IWGSC CS RefSeq v2.1, whole genome shotgun sequence, the following proteins share a genomic window:
- the LOC123110686 gene encoding serine/arginine-rich SC35-like splicing factor SCL30 isoform X1, with product MRRYSPPHRSPPRRGYGGSPAHRSPPRRGYGGSPPHRSPPRRGYGGRGRSPPRRGGYGGRKEQGSGSLLVRNIPLSARAEDLRVPFERFGPVRDVYLPKDYYSGEPRGFAFVEFVDPYDASEAQYHMNRQVFFGREITVVLAAESRKRPEDMRTRTRVRGYSGGHEGRRSSHYGRSRSRSRSASPRPRGGGRARSRSYSPAPRRRDDYSASPRGRESHRTKSPVRHPKEHEEDKRRSYSPPGRDGDQRDADNGYEKRSPPADSDGSPSRPRVARPSSGSPPGSRSRSPDASPARSD from the exons ATGAGGAGGTACAGCCCCCCACACCGTAGTCCCCCGAGGAGGGGATATGGCGGCAGCCCCGCTCATCGTAGTCCCCCAAGGAGGGGATATGGTGGCAGCCCCCCGCACCGCAGCCCCCCAAGGAGGGGATATGGTGGCAGAGGAAGAAGTCCCCCTAGGAGGGGTGGATATGGAGGACGGAAGGAGCAGGGTTCTGGAAGTCTCTTGGTTCGCAACATCCCATTAAGCGCCAG AGCGGAGGATCTCCGTGTTCCTTTTGAAAGGTTTGGTCCTGTCAGGGATGTTTACCTTCCGAAGGATTATTATAGCGG GGAGCCACGAGGGTTTGCGTTTGTGGAGTTTGTTGACCCTTATGACGCCTCTGAGGCCCAATACCACATGAATCGCCAGGTTTTTTTTGGCCGGGAGATAACTGTTGTGCTTGCTGCTGAGTCACGGAAAAGGCCAGAGGATATGCGCACTAGAACCAGAGTCAG GGGGTATTCTGGAGGTCATGAAGGGCGCCGTTCCTCTCATTATG GGAGGTCTCGTTCCCGTTCACGCTCCGCCTCTCCCCGCCCCCGTGGCGGTGGCCGTGCTCGGTCAAG GTCATACTCTCCTGCTCCAAGACGGCGAGATGACTACTCTGCTTCCCCACGGGGAAGGGAGTCTCATCGCACTAAATCTCCTGTGCGTCATCCAAAAGAACATGAAGAGGACAAAAGGAGATCCTACTCTCCCCCTGGTAGAGATGGTGACCAACGTGATGCTGATAACGGGTATGAGAA GAGGTCGCCACCGGCCGACAGTGATGGATCCCcttcacgcccgagggtggccaGGCCATCCTCAGGATCGCCCCCCGGATCCCGCTCCAGGTCCCCCGACGCTTCTCCCGCCCGCAGCGACTGA
- the LOC123110686 gene encoding serine/arginine-rich SC35-like splicing factor SCL30 isoform X2 — MRRYSPPHRSPPRRGYGGSPAHRSPPRRGYGGSPPHRSPPRRGYGGRGRSPPRRGGYGGRKEQGSGSLLVRNIPLSARAEDLRVPFERFGPVRDVYLPKDYYSGEPRGFAFVEFVDPYDASEAQYHMNRQVFFGREITVVLAAESRKRPEDMRTRTRVRGYSGGHEGRRSSHYGRSRSRSRSASPRPRGGGRARSRSYSPAPRRRDDYSASPRGRESHRTKSPVRHPKEHEEDKRRSYSPPGRDGDQRDADNGRSPPADSDGSPSRPRVARPSSGSPPGSRSRSPDASPARSD; from the exons ATGAGGAGGTACAGCCCCCCACACCGTAGTCCCCCGAGGAGGGGATATGGCGGCAGCCCCGCTCATCGTAGTCCCCCAAGGAGGGGATATGGTGGCAGCCCCCCGCACCGCAGCCCCCCAAGGAGGGGATATGGTGGCAGAGGAAGAAGTCCCCCTAGGAGGGGTGGATATGGAGGACGGAAGGAGCAGGGTTCTGGAAGTCTCTTGGTTCGCAACATCCCATTAAGCGCCAG AGCGGAGGATCTCCGTGTTCCTTTTGAAAGGTTTGGTCCTGTCAGGGATGTTTACCTTCCGAAGGATTATTATAGCGG GGAGCCACGAGGGTTTGCGTTTGTGGAGTTTGTTGACCCTTATGACGCCTCTGAGGCCCAATACCACATGAATCGCCAGGTTTTTTTTGGCCGGGAGATAACTGTTGTGCTTGCTGCTGAGTCACGGAAAAGGCCAGAGGATATGCGCACTAGAACCAGAGTCAG GGGGTATTCTGGAGGTCATGAAGGGCGCCGTTCCTCTCATTATG GGAGGTCTCGTTCCCGTTCACGCTCCGCCTCTCCCCGCCCCCGTGGCGGTGGCCGTGCTCGGTCAAG GTCATACTCTCCTGCTCCAAGACGGCGAGATGACTACTCTGCTTCCCCACGGGGAAGGGAGTCTCATCGCACTAAATCTCCTGTGCGTCATCCAAAAGAACATGAAGAGGACAAAAGGAGATCCTACTCTCCCCCTGGTAGAGATGGTGACCAACGTGATGCTGATAACGG GAGGTCGCCACCGGCCGACAGTGATGGATCCCcttcacgcccgagggtggccaGGCCATCCTCAGGATCGCCCCCCGGATCCCGCTCCAGGTCCCCCGACGCTTCTCCCGCCCGCAGCGACTGA
- the LOC123110686 gene encoding serine/arginine-rich SC35-like splicing factor SCL30 isoform X3, with amino-acid sequence MLLLFAALASLLTEMEPRGFAFVEFVDPYDASEAQYHMNRQVFFGREITVVLAAESRKRPEDMRTRTRVRGYSGGHEGRRSSHYGRSRSRSRSASPRPRGGGRARSRSYSPAPRRRDDYSASPRGRESHRTKSPVRHPKEHEEDKRRSYSPPGRDGDQRDADNGYEKRSPPADSDGSPSRPRVARPSSGSPPGSRSRSPDASPARSD; translated from the exons ATGTTGCTGCTTTTTGCAGCACTTGCTTCCCTTTTGACGGAAAT GGAGCCACGAGGGTTTGCGTTTGTGGAGTTTGTTGACCCTTATGACGCCTCTGAGGCCCAATACCACATGAATCGCCAGGTTTTTTTTGGCCGGGAGATAACTGTTGTGCTTGCTGCTGAGTCACGGAAAAGGCCAGAGGATATGCGCACTAGAACCAGAGTCAG GGGGTATTCTGGAGGTCATGAAGGGCGCCGTTCCTCTCATTATG GGAGGTCTCGTTCCCGTTCACGCTCCGCCTCTCCCCGCCCCCGTGGCGGTGGCCGTGCTCGGTCAAG GTCATACTCTCCTGCTCCAAGACGGCGAGATGACTACTCTGCTTCCCCACGGGGAAGGGAGTCTCATCGCACTAAATCTCCTGTGCGTCATCCAAAAGAACATGAAGAGGACAAAAGGAGATCCTACTCTCCCCCTGGTAGAGATGGTGACCAACGTGATGCTGATAACGGGTATGAGAA GAGGTCGCCACCGGCCGACAGTGATGGATCCCcttcacgcccgagggtggccaGGCCATCCTCAGGATCGCCCCCCGGATCCCGCTCCAGGTCCCCCGACGCTTCTCCCGCCCGCAGCGACTGA